From the genome of Vitis riparia cultivar Riparia Gloire de Montpellier isolate 1030 chromosome 11, EGFV_Vit.rip_1.0, whole genome shotgun sequence:
atatatgaaaatattatatatcttAAGATCTTTttactctctttctctcccccTTTTTTTGTTACTCTTTTCTTATTCGAACACGTCTCTTTTATCTTCAAACACAAGCGACTTGTCAGCCACgcacttctctctctctctctctctctctctctctctccatccaGATGCAAGCCACTAAATTTGTAACAAACTGATGTTTGTCCACCATCAATAGTAGTAAGATATTATCTGAATAGCCCCCACCGTCAATAGTAGTAAGATGTTATCTGAATAGCCCCACAGCTAAGATACCAATTGAAAAGCATCACATCATAAGTCCAAGTCGTCCTCCcccatttcttttatatttttttttctttttctgatgcAGTGTACTTAACTTTACCACTAATGCTTGACAAAAGTCGTAAGGATTTTCACAGGTGAGCCCATCTCCTCCAACAGTGATGCTCCTTTCCAAGTTAAATTAGTCGAGAAAGAGATGATTCAGTCATATAAATATAACTTATTCACATGCATGTTCCAAAAAATACATCAACCTCATGCCTAAAGTGAATtgataaaatagaaaacttgAAATTTGAAGCCAATCAACCAATAAAATCTTGGCACATCCTCAAGCATAACACTACGGTTTGAGCTTATCTTCTCAATTGCTCTAATCTAAAATAGGCTAAGAATTGGTGATGATCTCTTGGAGAGGTGGCAAATCAGGTGTCTTCTCTCGAGGACCAAGTATTGTGAGTAGTGGTTGGGATGTCACTAATGACTTATCACTTTCACTTAGCCAACTGTACCCAACTTCGAGCCCCCCCATGCAGACTCATGGCTGGCAAGTACTTGGCATGAGACTCAAAATTAACctctccttttctctcttcgatcttcatctctatctcttccCTCCTATAAAATGCCAACAAAATGCTCAATTATCCCACCCCAACTAAAATACCACTTCCAAGTCTCAAGTCACTTATTCAATggcttcttctcctttttcttcatcttctctATTGGGGTTGGTAGTATACATGTTTTGCTCTCTCATGGCTGCCTCTGCTGGCAATTTTTACCAAGACTTTGACATCACTTGGGGAAATGACCGTGCTAAGCTGCTTGACAAGGGCCAGCTCCTCACTCTCTCCTTGGACAGAGCATCTGGCTCAGGGTTCAAGTCCAAGAATGAGTATTTGTTTGGAAAGATCGATATGCAGCTTAAGCTTGTCCCTGGCAACTCTGCAGGCACGGTCACCGCCTACTATGTATGACTAACTTTTCTATTAGTcttagtttttagaaaaattttgcaGTGCTTCAGGAGGTATACTCATACGTAGGTATATCCAAAATATTGACAACTGGTTAAAATTCattggataaaatttatttccaaatattttaaacttgaagACTTAGTCTTTATTATATGTTGCAACAAAGGTAAAGTTGGGGAGTACagcttctttttaattttggctTCATGTGTTGCAGTTTTCGTCACTAGGGTCAACCCATGATGAGATAGACTTTGAATTCTTGGGGAACCTCAGTGGTGATCCTTACATTCTTCACACCAATGTGTTCAGCCAAGGGAAGGGCGACAGAGAGCAACAGTTCTACCTCTGGTTCGATCCCACTGCCAACTTTCACACATATTCCGTCCTCTGGAATCCCCATAACATCCTGTGAGAACCCTTGCATAACTGCTACAAATACATATCACTATCATATAAGATTGATTAATTTAATCCTCAACTTGGGGTTGAATTTTTTTGTACAGATTCTCAGTGGATGGCACACCCATTAGAGTGTTCAAGAACCTGGAGGCCATGGGAATTCCATTCCCAAAGAAGCAGCCCATGAGGATATACTCCAGTCTCTGGAATGCAGATGACTGGGCTACAAGAGGTGGACTCGTAAAAACAGACTGGTCCCAAGCACCCTTCACTGCCTCCTACAGGAACTTTGATGCCAGTAATGCCTGTGTGTGGTCTTCAGGAGCATCCTCATGCAGTTCCAAGTCTCCATCTTCCAGCAACAGTCCATGGATGAAACATGAGCTGGACTCCACCAGCCAGGCAAGGCTGAGGTGGGTGCAGAAGAATTACATGATCTACAACTACTGCACTGACACTAAGCGCTTCCCACAAAGCCCTCCCCCTGAATGTGCTTAAGACTTGAATGGAAATTGTGTACTTTCTTCGTATAAAACAAGGCCTTTTGCTTGGTACTGTACATATTTCTATGCATTCAATAAAGTGTAAATGTTGAATATGGGCTGGttggaatttaatttttgtttgtgaTTGAAGTGGCCAATGAATAGAGGTATGAAAGTATACATATGAAGTCAAAATTCTTTGTCGTATCTGTCGGTGATATGTAAGTGTGAGGTGGTAATTGACATTGAGAGCTTTACTTTACATAAAGGTTTCTTGAAAATGTGGGTACACTTTACAGCCTTAGGTGTTGTATTCGTGTACTATTTCTAGGAATGGAAAATGAGACTGATTCCAACCCCTTgctattttataaatatattcctAGTCTTGTTtagaaaaaatgacaaaaagttAAGTAGGGGTGGGCTAACCGGGTAGGagaattatataatattatatgtataaaattgaagctaaatttctttttattttaataagtttttatataaataaaaataatttttaaaactaaaaaagataTTCTTATTCTTGAACACAACTATTTTAGTGGCTTTATAAAAATGTATGTAATTTGATCTTCTAATCTACAAAATTTAGGTTTCATCtcatcaatttttataatttctctaatataatgaaatttgatacttatttgtttgttttcatcGTAAACATCATATTCTTTGTCGATGTAATAACAAACTTATTATCATACAAAATCTTTGTAGGACCCTTTTATTATTTACACTTTAATTCACTAAGCACATGGAAAGCGGCATGTTGCAAAAGTTACTTTCATACCTCTATTCATTACATCATATATTCAACTTTTGTAGTTGATAATGTTATAACTAATTAATGTTTCTTTGTTGACTACGATAATTCTTCTATTCCTAGATAAGAAACATATCAAATAGTACTATTTTTAGCCTTTCCATCacctatatatatgtatatatatgtgtgtgtgtgtaggcCACTAAACTAAAGCATAATTACAAGTACAACTTACATACCTTAAAATTCGTATTATTCCTTACAAGTATGAtagatatgttttttattttattttataaatcgaCTAATAATTCCAACTCCTTAAGCAACATATGGTCTTGTAGAAGTCAAATAACAAAGACTTCCTATTATGCCCCTAAAATAtgtggtatttatttattttctaaggccttcttttttcatttctagGCTCTGTTGTAGGAGTACAAATTGTTGATGATGATACGTGTTGAGGTTTTATCCAAGTTACTCAACAAATTGAGATCGAACACCAatttaagaaaacaaagaaaaacaatactagaaataagaaaaaacataGCAAAACAAGCAGAATTTACGTGATTCAGATCCAAGATTTGAATCCTACATCCACGGATCAAGATCATCTCCAAAAATCCACTAAGATTGAACCATTTTACACTTTCAAGAATCTTTAAGATTTTTCAAACTCTTTCTATAGTACAATGAAGAAGACTCACACTTTGAAATCCTCTCACACCTATTCTGTAATTTAGAAAACTCATactcctctattttttttttcttcacacttTTATACAAGTACATGAAAAAACTAAGCAAAACAGATATGCTTTCAATTAGTTAATCAACTAACTTTGCTTATGTGGCTAATCAATTTTTGGACCACCAAATTCCACATTCTCCACCTTggttcaaaaattgaatttggattcttcGGATGAAGATTTGACTTAAACATTAGTTGCACATTACTTGGACCAAATCCAGGCAATACCTGAATCTACTTACTGGTAGAACTTTAGTTGCCATGTCGGTTGGATTATCAGCTGTGGAAATCTTCTCCAGCTTCACTACTCCTGAGCTTACAttttctctaatgaagtgatatCTAACATCGacatgtttggtcctttcatgaaacaCTTGATTTTTACGGAACTGAATTGCACACTGATCGTCTGAAAATATTTCTACTACACTATTCAGCACTCCAAGCTCCTTAACAAGTCCTTGCAACCAAAGAACTTCTTTCATGGCTTTAGTAGCTGCTATATATTCAACTTCAGTTGTTGAAAGTGCCACTATCGATTGTAGGTGTGACTTCTAGCTAACAGGTCCTCCAAATAAGGTGAAAATATAACTTGTAGTTAACCTTCTCTTATCAAGATTCCCTGCAAATTTGAATCCACATAACCTGTGATACCAACACCCTCTTTAGAAGATCTAAACTTCAATCCTACACCAAGAGATCCTCTTACATATCTTAGAACCATTTAACTCCATTCCAATGTTCTCTACTCGGGTTAGCCATAAACCTGCTCAAAACACTTACTGAATGAGCAATATTTGGTCGTGAGCACACCATTGCATACATGAGTGACCCTATAACATTAGCATATAGAACAAAATTCATCTATTTCCTTTCAACTTCAGATTAAGGAAATTGTGTCATTGACAATCCGAGATGTCTGCTAATGGTATACTTACAGGTTTTGAATTCTCCATGGAAAATCTCTTCAAAACCTTTTCTAAGTAGCCATTTTGTGATAAGAATAAAGTACGATCCTCTCTGTTTCTTACAATTTCCATGTCGAGTATTCTTCTTGCATTCCCAAGATCCATCATATCAAATTCTGACTTTAGAATCCTCTTCACCTTTTGAATTTGTGACTTATCTTTGCAAGCCAATAACATATCATCGACATATATTAGAAGAAACATCATCAGACTTCCTTGTAACTTCTTGTAATAGAAACAACCATCATAACTGCTCATTTTGAAACCAATCTTTAGTATAAAGGTGTCAAACCTTTTATACCATTGTCTTGGGGATTGTTTCAAtcaatataagaattttttaagtAAACACACTAGATGTTCCTTTTCTAGCTCTTTAAAACCTTCAAGCTGCGTCATTAGAATTTTTTCTTCTAAGTCTCCATgtaaaaagacaattttaaCATCTAGTTGctccaattcccaatcaaaCTGAGCTACAATGGACATCAATACTCTAATTGAGGTATGTTTCACCATTGGAGAGAATACTTcggtgtagtcaatgccctctcTCTGAGTATACCCTCGAGCCACTAATCTAGCTTTGAACCTTATGGGTTCATTCTCAGTGGCACCCTGTTTCCACTTGAATATCCATTTACAACTTACCACTTTTTGATTTGGCTTTCTTTCTACAAGCACCtaggtttgatttttctataaggattcaaattcttcaatcaTTGCTATGAGCCATTTCATCGATTCATTGCTGTTTATAGCTTCTTGGTAAGAGAGTGGCTCACTCTTTTAATACTCCATAGCAATCAATAGAGCATAGACAATCAAATCTACAAAACCAAACCTATCTAGGGGCTTTATGTTCCTCTTAGCCCTATCCCTTGACAAGAGATAATCAAAACCAACTTCTTGTGAGTTGGTTCCTACACCACCTTCAACATTTGAACCTATCACCTTAGTATCTTCTGTCTCTAGGCCACCATGTCCTAAATCATTTTGTTGATCATGACCATCTTGAGATGATAACTCCATCTCAAACTCAAAATGGTCTTTGTCAAGTGTCAGACTCCTATTTTCAGAATCTTCCTTTGTACCTGCAGTGTTAGTCCTCATAGAAagcatttcattttcattaaacacAACATCAcgacttattattattttaatacccGGAGATTCCTTATTTCATAGCCTGTAACCTTTAACACCCTCTGGATAACCTAAGAAGATACATTTTATTAACCTTGGttctaattttctttcactttggtGAACATAAGTTGTGCACCCAAAGATTCTAAGGTGATCATAGTTAGAAGGCTTTCCAGACCAAAACTCTTCTGGAGTTTTAAAGTCTACTGCACTAGATGGAGTTCTATTTACTAAATAGCAAGCTGTCATTACAGTTTCACCCCAAAAATGTTTAGATAAGCCAGAACTATACAATATACACCTTACTCTATCTAACAATGTTTTATTCATCATCTCTGCTAggccattttgttgaggtgtaTTCCTTACTGTTTTGTGTCTTAAAATACCTTGATTTTtacaaaacatttcaaattcctcatTGCAAAACTCTAGCCCATTATCCTTCCTTAACACCTTTACTCTTTTATTAGTATGATTTTCAACTAAAGTCTTCCACTCCTTAACCTTTGTTAAGACAGTATGTTCATCTTTAGTTTTTAACAAGTATAGCCAAACTTTTCTAAAGTAATCATCAATCAAGGATAGAAAGTTCTTGTTTCCACCGTGAGTAGAGACTTTTACAGGCCCCCATAAATCTGAATGCACATAATCCAATACATCCTTTGACTTGTGTATTGCAGCTTGAATGCCAACCTATGTTGCTTGCCAAGAATACAATACCAACAAAAATCAATCTTGTTGATGCTATCCCCACACAATAGGCCTTGCTTATGCAATTCTTTTAGACCTCGATCACTTAAGTGACCAAGTCTTCTATGCCAAAGAATTGTTTTATCAGTTTCAGTTCTTAACACCGATCCCACTAAACCTTTCAATGTGTGACCTTCTAGGATATACAAGCCATTTCTCTTCTGACCCTTCATGACAACCATGACACATTTTGAAATGGTTAATTTCCCATTTTCTGCTTTGAAATAATAACCTGATTCGTCCAAAGTTCCAAGAGATATTAGATTTCTCTTCAGGTCTGGTACATGCCTAACTTCTTTGAGAGTTCTTATCATTCCATCAAACATGTTAATAGCCACCGGGCCAATTCTAACCACACTACAACTGATGTTGTTTCCTAGCAACACCTTTCCACCATTAACTTCTAGATAGGATGAAAACCAATCTCTTCTTGGACACATATGCTAGGTGCAACCTGAGTCCAAGACCCATTcttcatgattttaattcaatgtAACAGTGAGTACCTCTACACTGTCATGACCATCATCTATAATGGCAACACTTACTTGTGCTTGagtattttcttcttcttgtctATCTGGACATATTCTTCTTATATGTCCCATCTTGTTGCAATGATAGCACTTGACATTCCTATAATCTTTCTTGTCTTTGGACTTTGATTTTGAACGagattttcctcattttccattgttttttttattatgaggTCTTCCTCTAGCAATTAAACTTTCACCACTGTTAGTTTTGTTAGAGGACTTCATATCCAACACAAGGCATTCTGAACATCATAAAATGTAATGGCATGTCTGCCATATTTTAAGGTTTCTTTAAAGTGCTTCAAAGATTTAGGTTGAGAGTTTAAGAGAATGATTGCCTTATCTTCATCCTTCACCTTGATATCTAAACTCTCTAAATCCAACACCAATTTATTAAACTCATCTAAGGCATCATCAATTGGCTTGGATTCTTCAATCTTGAAACCATATAAATGTTCCTTTAGATAAATGCAATTTGGAAAAGCTTGGGTTCTGTACAGTTCTTCCAGTTTTTTCCAAACCCTAACAACAGTTTTCTCATGAGATACTTTTCTCATAACCTGATCAGAAAGACTTAATATGATCGAGCTGTAAGCCTTTCATTGAACTTCTTGCCtttcattttcaatcatgctttcTGGAAGATCTTTATCAGACAGTAAAACAATGCCCTATTGAATCAAGATGGCCTCTATCTTCATCTTccataacccaaagtcatttctacCATTGAAATTCTCAATATCATACTTTGTAGTCGACATTCTTCTTTCCCTGTTCTTGATTTGGCTCTGATACTAGATGTTGAGGTTTTATCCAAGTTCCTCAATAAATTGAGATCGAGCACCAATTtaagaagacaaagaaaaacaataccataaattagaaaaaaaaaacatagcaaAACAAGCAGAATTTACGTGATTCAGATCCAAGATTTGAATCTTACATCCACGGATCAAGATCACCTCCAAAAATCCACTAAGATTGAACCATTTTACACCCTCAAGAATCTCTGAGAATTTTCAAGCTTTCCCTACAATACAATGAAGAAGACTCACACTCTAAAATCCTCTCACACATGTTCTATAATTAAGAAAACTCACAcacctctgtttttttttttttcacacttttATACAAGTACATGGAAAAAACTAAGCAAAACATGTATGCTTTCAATTAGTTAATCAACTAACTTTGCTTACGTGGCCAATCAATTTTTGGACTGCCAAATTCCATAATTCGATCTTGAATCGCTTTAGAATGTCTATGACATATTTCTTTTGCGACCTTGAAGAAACCATCATCTATTTGTTGGAAttcaattccaagaaaataggaTATTGATCTTAAATTTGTCACCTCAAATTGTTGTGTCATTGCCTtcctaaaatcttcaaatatatgTTAACAATTTCctatacaaattaattattcACATAGAGACATACAACAATTACATCACCATTATAATTTGACTTTATGTATAATGTGTTCTTAAAAGGAATAATTTTGAAGTCtatgttataataaataaacataaatagtGTGTACCAAGCACATGATACTTACTTTAACCTATACAAAGGATTTTTgagtttataaatttatttttcttgtcattCCTTAATATATCatggtggttgttcaacaaaaATCTATTCTTCAAGTACATCAttaagaaaaaatcattttacatccatttggtgaattttttacttttcttgtgTTACAATTGTAATTATCATGTGAATGGTGTTTGGTCTAGTAATTGGtgcaaaaaattcaaaataatcaatatgtGACTTATGTTTATATCCTTTTGCAACCAATCTTGTCTTAAATCGATTAACTTTACCATCAGGTTTATATGTTGTCTTATAAACTCATTTAACACCCATTTCTTTTTTACTGGAAAAGTGCTTAGTTCCCTTATGTTGTTATTCTCTATCAATTGAATTTCTTCATTCATTACTTGAATCCATTTTTCATCATTTGCTACTTCTTCATacaaaatcaaatcacaatttGGAAATAGACAAAAGTTAACTAAACCTTCATTGGTAATTTTGATATCTATCATGACTTCATAATCTTTTAGATGTATAAACATAATATGGGAACGTTTTGAGATCGAGTCCTTGTGATTTAGACTCATGCCCTATTTCTGTTTGCATAGGATAACTTTTAATTAGAGAATATATGcttgaaatataaatatttgttaaagaATCCTCTTGATAGTCATTGTCTTTCACATAGTCTTTTtcaatgaaaacattttttttttctcatttgtatTTTAGTCCATTGGTACATTAGGTTATGTAATTTAAGTTAACAATGTAGTTCCATTCATTTTAGCATAGAACTTTTCTAGATTATATATCTTACTTTTCATTGAAGACTCAAGATTATTGCGTGATCAACCGGGATGACATGAGAAAGTATAAAAATGTCTAAGAAAGGTTAATAGAATTTATATAAGGTTTATAGTGAACTAAAGGTTTTTTAAATTgagcaaaaatatttttaaaagcttttaAAGACACTCAAGCACTCGTGGGAAAATTCTAATTTTGCACAATTGGATTAATTTTACATTTgtaattggatttattttacaatgtatttaaatttattttgaaaatatttattttacaattataattgaatttattttggaaattctAATTTGAGTCCATTAGGTATTTGTATCCTATAAATACCTTACCCAAAAAGGTTTTTGATTTGATGCAAACATTTTGGAAAACCTAGTTTGTCTTCTCATTCCTAAAGCTCTCAAAGAAGGTTATCGTATTTCTATTGGGCTGTGAAGGAGATCTATATCCCATATTGATATGAGATCCATTGGGAGCACATGAGGTGTTGCTTCATGAATGTAGGAATGTCGTATAGATACCGGAGAGTGAGTCTTAAGGTAGTGTATGTCAAGTAAAATTGCGTACTACATTATCATATAGTGGATTGTAGATTTGAGGTCTTTGACCTCAtggtctttttttatttcctcataTTGTGTGGAGGGTTTCCatgtaaaaaaatcatttgtctTTATGTGCTGGttggtttttaatcttttttattttttagagaatgtGGTTATaattgaaagatgttttttgaGAGTTTCATCATTGTAactcttcttgttttttatttattagtaaaTTCTTGAATGCTGGTATACTTGATGGATGTAAGACTCATATTGATTGTCAACCTACATTAAAAATCtgatcttttttctttattttttttacttgtgtGTGCATGGTTTGGTTAATGGTCTCGGGTTTAGAAGAATTCCAATGATAGAAATTTGGTAATACATTTAGAAGCGGAAACATTAGTCTAATTATTTGAAACTTACAtgaatttctattttaatttgagtTGGTGAAGGGCATCCTTGTTTTCACCTATTAAAGCTAAAACTGTGGCCGCAATGTGCTTCGAGGTCAGCCCAGCCTCCTCAATCTGCTCCCTCTGTGATCCATGATCGATGTATCTATCGGGTAGCATCATAGCCCTCCACTGCACCAATAAGGAcgacattaaaaatattaattaaggTGTTGTTTGGATATACcccttttctatttaaaaaaaatataaaatggtaATAGTTGCAGACCTTAAGAGTTCCATCCAGCAATCCATTCAAGGCCAAGAAATGGGAGACGTGAGAGCCAAAACCTCCAATGGATCCTTCTTCAACAGTGAGGAGGACCTCATGCTCTCGAGCCAGCTGCCTGATCAAATCTCCATCAAGAGGCTTGCAGAATCGTGCATCGACCACTGTTGCTGATATGCCGAACCTTTGAAGTAGATGTGATGCTGCCACACAGCTTTGTACAATTGTGCCATAGCCCAGTATAGCCACCCTGGTTCCCTCCTCCAGCACCCTTCCCTTACCAACCTACATTCAATTCGTTTTAAAAGATATTCCCATACAAATGTTTATTTAGGCTAAAGTCATGGTAATTACCTCTAAAGGTGTCCCTTTGTTGAAGGGACGGATAATAGAACCAATGCCGTTTCCTCTAGGGTACCTAAAGCAACTGGGTCTGTCGTCAATGGCTGCAGCTGTGGCCACCATGTTCATGAGCTCGCGTTCACACGAAGGGGCCATGACCACCATGTTAGGTAAACAAGCCATGAAAGTAGTGTCAAAGGCCCCGCAATGGGTCGGACCATCCGCACCAACAAGGCCAGCCCTGTCCATTGCAAATCTCACTGGAAGCTTTTGAAGATCCACATCATGAACTACCTGATCAAAAGCTCTTTGcagaaaagaagaataaataGCACAAAAAGGCTTGAGGCCTTCAGTAGCTAGACCAGCAGCAAAGGTGACAGCATGTTGCTCTGCAATCCCAACATCAAAGCATCTATTGGGGAAGCGTTTCTGGAATAGATTAAGTCCAGTGCCTCCCCCCATTGCAGCATGGATTGCTACAATCTTGTCATCTCTTTCTGCTTCTGCAATCAAAGACTCTGCAAAGTATTGGGTGTATGAGAGTGTGCTCGATTTCGACTTCAACTGTTTTCCTGAATGGGGATCGAATTTAACGACGCCTACAGATAGAAGATGAAGTGTTAAGCCAAATGATAACATGTCTAAATAATAACGAGGAAGTATAGCAGAAGTTTTCAAGACACTTCACCATGCATCTTATCAGGGGCAGCTTCAGCAGGAGCATATCCTTTTCCTTTCTCAGTAACAATATGGATTAGAACAGCTCCCTGCCCAGGAATGGCCTTAACCACCTTCAATATATGGACAAGTTCTTCCATATTATGGCCATCCACTGGACCAATATAGTGCAATCCAAGCTCTTCAAAGAAGCAGGCTCCTAACCCATTGATCATCCCTCTCAGGTACAAGTCTACTTTGGCAGCAATTTCATGGGCCTGGCCTCCAACTCGCTCGGTGATGGcctattttatgaatatataaatGGAGATGATCAATAAAATTCATGAATGTTTAGTAAATAAA
Proteins encoded in this window:
- the LOC117925695 gene encoding xyloglucan endotransglucosylase/hydrolase 2-like, coding for MASSPFSSSSLLGLVVYMFCSLMAASAGNFYQDFDITWGNDRAKLLDKGQLLTLSLDRASGSGFKSKNEYLFGKIDMQLKLVPGNSAGTVTAYYFSSLGSTHDEIDFEFLGNLSGDPYILHTNVFSQGKGDREQQFYLWFDPTANFHTYSVLWNPHNILFSVDGTPIRVFKNLEAMGIPFPKKQPMRIYSSLWNADDWATRGGLVKTDWSQAPFTASYRNFDASNACVWSSGASSCSSKSPSSSNSPWMKHELDSTSQARLRWVQKNYMIYNYCTDTKRFPQSPPPECA
- the LOC117925629 gene encoding probable 1-deoxy-D-xylulose-5-phosphate synthase 2, chloroplastic is translated as MASCGVLKGNFSPMLHSQDGSSLSRLSTSLHCKKWKLNVVASAQDHNADEDKNNPGAMSSGQQKQEKLKVKRALNFSGEKPSTSILDTINHPKHMKNLSIEELEMLADELREELIYVVSKTGGHLSASLGVAELTVALHHVFNTPDDKIIWDVGHQAYPHKILTARRSRMHTIRQTSGLAGFPKRDESVHDAFGAGHSSTSISAGLGMAVGRDLLRKNNHVIAVIGDGAMTAGQAYEAMNNAGYLDSNLIIILNDNNQVSLPTATVDGPAPPVGALSKALKRLQSSRKFQQLHQTAKAITERVGGQAHEIAAKVDLYLRGMINGLGACFFEELGLHYIGPVDGHNMEELVHILKVVKAIPGQGAVLIHIVTEKGKGYAPAEAAPDKMHGVVKFDPHSGKQLKSKSSTLSYTQYFAESLIAEAERDDKIVAIHAAMGGGTGLNLFQKRFPNRCFDVGIAEQHAVTFAAGLATEGLKPFCAIYSSFLQRAFDQVVHDVDLQKLPVRFAMDRAGLVGADGPTHCGAFDTTFMACLPNMVVMAPSCERELMNMVATAAAIDDRPSCFRYPRGNGIGSIIRPFNKGTPLEVGKGRVLEEGTRVAILGYGTIVQSCVAASHLLQRFGISATVVDARFCKPLDGDLIRQLAREHEVLLTVEEGSIGGFGSHVSHFLALNGLLDGTLKWRAMMLPDRYIDHGSQREQIEEAGLTSKHIAATVLALIGENKDALHQLKLK